In Nitrosophilus alvini, the following are encoded in one genomic region:
- a CDS encoding OprD family outer membrane porin gives MKKFAYSIIAASLLLNLGYAADSLEEAVANGKFKGHIRSFYIDRNWEGALESAKTDYSAFAVGIDLKYETASFYGLSAGIALYSDNDFGLNSSDLSKVHKSILGDNADGYSFVGEAYLQYKQGNTTFKAGRQRLDTPLAAADDARMIPTLFEAYVLTNTDLPDTTLVAAHVTKIAPGTFFNQYRSTSATGQALALTAGYGANADASIGKFQDMGWYAIGKETNGVTAGAIIYKGIKNVTLQAWDYYAHDILNAVYLQADFKWNCLISDQIKPFAAIQYINEKDVGDRYAGEIDGSYMGAKVGASYNNFTLYGAYSASDSNTDAAVNGGIITPWGGMPAFTQGMVTRHQFFADTNAWKIAGSYKFKEPNLKTVLYYTSYDVGKDNAYSNGHSWIATEAGFDFIYYPKSVKNLQLRFRGNFPRSFYESANGDDLGWNEYRFIVNYNF, from the coding sequence ATGAAAAAATTTGCTTACTCGATTATTGCTGCTTCACTGCTGCTTAATTTAGGTTATGCAGCAGACTCTTTGGAAGAAGCCGTAGCAAACGGAAAATTCAAAGGCCATATAAGATCTTTCTATATAGATAGAAACTGGGAAGGCGCTTTGGAATCAGCCAAAACCGACTATAGTGCTTTTGCCGTCGGAATTGACTTGAAATATGAAACTGCCTCTTTTTACGGGCTAAGTGCGGGTATCGCTCTATACAGCGATAACGATTTTGGGCTGAACAGTTCTGATCTTAGCAAGGTACATAAATCAATACTTGGAGACAACGCAGACGGATACAGCTTTGTGGGAGAAGCCTATTTGCAATACAAACAGGGCAACACCACTTTTAAAGCAGGGAGACAGAGACTCGATACTCCTTTGGCAGCTGCAGACGATGCAAGAATGATTCCCACGCTTTTTGAAGCCTATGTTTTGACAAACACAGATTTGCCGGATACTACACTTGTAGCAGCACACGTTACAAAGATTGCACCGGGAACATTTTTCAATCAATACCGCTCAACCTCAGCTACCGGCCAGGCGTTGGCCCTGACAGCAGGATATGGTGCCAATGCGGATGCAAGTATCGGAAAATTTCAAGATATGGGATGGTATGCGATAGGCAAAGAGACAAACGGTGTGACAGCCGGTGCTATAATCTATAAAGGTATCAAAAATGTCACCCTTCAAGCCTGGGACTACTATGCACATGATATCCTTAATGCTGTCTATCTTCAAGCGGATTTCAAATGGAATTGCCTCATCAGCGACCAAATCAAGCCTTTTGCCGCAATACAGTATATCAATGAAAAAGATGTAGGAGATAGATATGCCGGAGAGATTGACGGCAGCTATATGGGTGCAAAAGTCGGCGCCTCTTACAACAATTTCACTCTGTATGGCGCATACTCTGCATCCGATTCCAATACAGATGCAGCGGTCAACGGAGGAATCATCACTCCATGGGGAGGCATGCCTGCATTCACCCAGGGAATGGTCACAAGACACCAATTTTTTGCAGATACAAATGCCTGGAAAATTGCCGGAAGTTATAAATTTAAAGAGCCGAATTTAAAAACTGTACTTTACTATACATCTTATGATGTAGGCAAAGACAATGCGTATTCCAACGGACATTCATGGATTGCAACCGAGGCGGGATTTGATTTTATCTATTATCCAAAATCGGTAAAAAATCTCCAGTTAAGATTTAGAGGCAACTTCCCAAGAAGCTTCTATGAAAGTGCAAATGGCGATGATTTGGGATGGAACGAATACAGATTTATCGTAAATTACAACTTCTAA
- a CDS encoding response regulator transcription factor: MKILLLEDEIMLCHSITDYLEKTGHLVRYCYDGKEALDIVAKEEFDLLILDINVPALSGFELLENLQKSKILTPVIFISALTDIEDITKAFELGCKDYIKKPFHLKELGLRIDRISKLIEEKKHIILSKNYRYSKEKKTLYFNDTPVELTKRQLQIIDLLAKNAGLVVDFDMFKEYVWNEEEIDNASIRAEISRLKKILKENIIHNIRGLGYKIEKISAY, encoded by the coding sequence ATGAAAATTCTTTTATTGGAAGATGAGATTATGCTCTGCCACTCCATAACAGACTATCTCGAAAAAACAGGCCATTTGGTCAGATACTGCTATGATGGCAAAGAAGCACTGGATATCGTTGCAAAGGAAGAGTTTGATCTTCTTATTTTGGATATAAACGTACCCGCTTTAAGCGGCTTTGAACTTTTGGAAAATTTGCAAAAAAGCAAAATTTTGACGCCTGTTATATTTATCAGCGCATTGACAGATATAGAAGATATTACGAAAGCTTTTGAACTTGGATGCAAAGACTATATAAAAAAACCTTTTCATCTAAAAGAACTGGGGCTAAGAATAGACAGAATATCAAAACTTATTGAAGAGAAAAAACATATAATACTCAGCAAAAACTATAGATACTCAAAAGAGAAAAAAACCCTCTACTTTAACGATACTCCTGTAGAACTGACAAAAAGACAGTTGCAAATTATTGATCTTTTGGCAAAAAACGCCGGTCTTGTAGTAGATTTTGATATGTTCAAAGAGTATGTCTGGAATGAAGAAGAGATAGATAATGCATCTATCAGGGCTGAAATAAGCAGGCTCAAAAAGATACTGAAAGAAAATATCATACACAATATCAGGGGTCTGGGGTATAAAATAGAAAAAATATCTGCATATTAA
- a CDS encoding cache domain-containing protein, with amino-acid sequence MQNILKNLSFIKLKYYTLIILTIFTTLFTSLIIFEEYSQFQKDIKVFEKQYLKDQKELIRKETLRAIKYIEYKYKKEFGKKSLEEIKEEIVDAIEQMRNERDGTGYIFIYTFEGVNIADPILKQNAGKNLIDFTDPNGKKVIKELIEVSKRPNGGYVEYVWNKPIENILAPKISYAKAFKPLKWMVGTGVYLDEIEKIVKKKKEQHRDKMIKYIINIATLSFILFGIVLAISRYISTLIEGSLNRLRTRFIYASKNNSYIYTQDLLFNEFKEIASYANKMIKTIKKRTKKLKELNLTLEEKVKEKTKKLRLKNQELEASKNFTENLLQAQEKFIKTAIHEINTPLSIILANIDLLKMEGIDKKEITKIESGVKIIHNIYNDLSYMVKKDIIEYKKETIDFSQVLKERIEFFDEVAKGNLLDFDISIQDDCKVFFNKTELQRIIDNNLSNAIKYSFPYSKIYINLSKKDIFIEFCIKTNSKKIEEPGKIFDSYYREHSARGGFGLGLALVKEICDKNSVMIEVESNEKTTYFKYRFKRQK; translated from the coding sequence TTGCAAAATATCCTAAAAAATCTTAGCTTTATTAAACTGAAATATTACACACTCATCATTCTTACTATTTTCACTACTCTTTTTACCTCTCTGATTATTTTTGAAGAGTACAGTCAGTTTCAAAAAGATATAAAAGTATTTGAAAAACAGTATCTCAAAGACCAAAAAGAGCTTATTAGAAAAGAGACGCTAAGAGCCATAAAATATATAGAATATAAATACAAAAAAGAGTTCGGCAAAAAGAGTCTGGAAGAGATAAAAGAAGAGATAGTTGATGCCATAGAACAGATGAGAAACGAAAGAGACGGAACCGGATATATTTTTATATATACCTTTGAGGGAGTCAATATTGCCGACCCTATACTCAAACAAAATGCCGGCAAAAATCTTATAGATTTTACAGACCCAAACGGCAAAAAAGTTATAAAAGAGCTGATCGAAGTCTCAAAAAGACCAAACGGCGGATATGTAGAATATGTATGGAACAAACCGATAGAAAACATACTGGCTCCAAAAATCTCATATGCAAAGGCGTTCAAACCTCTAAAATGGATGGTGGGAACAGGGGTCTATCTGGATGAAATTGAAAAGATTGTAAAGAAGAAAAAAGAGCAGCATCGAGACAAAATGATAAAGTATATTATCAATATAGCTACGCTCTCTTTTATACTTTTTGGCATAGTTTTGGCGATATCAAGATATATATCCACACTGATCGAAGGATCTTTGAACAGGTTAAGAACAAGATTTATATATGCTTCAAAAAATAACTCATATATTTATACCCAGGACCTTCTTTTTAACGAATTTAAAGAGATTGCAAGCTATGCAAACAAAATGATAAAAACCATAAAAAAGAGAACGAAAAAGCTTAAAGAACTAAATCTTACACTTGAAGAAAAGGTCAAAGAGAAAACCAAAAAACTACGGTTGAAAAACCAGGAGCTCGAAGCTTCAAAAAATTTTACGGAAAATCTTCTCCAAGCACAGGAGAAATTTATCAAAACGGCAATTCATGAAATAAACACGCCTCTTAGTATAATTTTGGCAAACATAGACCTTTTAAAAATGGAGGGTATAGATAAAAAAGAGATCACAAAAATAGAATCCGGTGTAAAAATCATTCATAATATATATAATGATCTTTCATATATGGTAAAAAAAGATATTATCGAATATAAAAAAGAGACAATCGATTTCAGTCAGGTTTTAAAAGAGAGGATAGAGTTTTTTGACGAGGTTGCCAAAGGAAACCTGCTCGATTTTGATATTTCAATACAAGATGACTGCAAAGTTTTTTTTAATAAAACGGAGCTTCAAAGGATAATCGACAATAACCTGTCAAATGCCATAAAATATAGTTTTCCCTATTCGAAAATCTATATAAATTTATCAAAAAAGGATATTTTTATAGAATTTTGTATAAAAACAAACTCAAAAAAGATAGAAGAGCCCGGCAAAATATTTGATTCATATTACAGGGAACACAGTGCAAGAGGAGGCTTCGGACTGGGGCTTGCTCTTGTTAAAGAGATTTGCGATAAAAATAGTGTTATGATAGAAGTTGAGTCCAACGAGAAAACAACATACTTTAAATATCGTTTCAAGAGGCAAAAATGA
- a CDS encoding thioredoxin family protein has translation MFKKALVMAIIAIFSYGAQIEWFYDYQKALQYSKKENKPLMIFMESDYCRWCKKMKRETFTDTKIVQIINRYFIALQLNREDKDYPVDKITARVVPTTFFLTPDEKLIIRPVEGYWDAESFIYDLNRVIEKYVKPRVGK, from the coding sequence ATGTTTAAAAAAGCCCTTGTTATGGCTATAATTGCCATATTTTCATATGGAGCACAGATAGAGTGGTTTTATGACTATCAAAAAGCACTGCAATACTCAAAAAAAGAGAATAAACCTCTTATGATATTTATGGAAAGTGACTACTGCAGATGGTGCAAAAAGATGAAAAGAGAGACATTTACAGACACGAAAATAGTTCAGATAATAAACAGATATTTCATAGCTTTACAGCTAAACAGAGAAGACAAAGATTATCCGGTGGACAAAATTACCGCAAGAGTCGTACCTACGACATTTTTTCTCACACCCGACGAAAAACTTATAATCAGACCGGTAGAAGGATACTGGGATGCGGAATCGTTTATATACGACCTTAACAGAGTTATTGAAAAATACGTAAAACCAAGAGTCGGAAAATAA
- a CDS encoding PAS domain-containing protein, whose protein sequence is MSKPVPVNEEYIFTDGVIISETDTNGVITFANRKFCEISGYKKEELVGQPHSIVRHPDMPKAAFKDMWETIKNGKNWEGLIKNLRKDGKYYWVMSYIKPKYDENGNIIGYIAARRVPTRPEIRRYEILYKEMKSKEE, encoded by the coding sequence ATGTCAAAACCTGTTCCGGTAAACGAAGAGTATATATTTACAGATGGCGTAATCATAAGCGAAACGGATACAAACGGAGTAATAACATTTGCAAACAGAAAGTTTTGCGAGATCTCCGGATATAAAAAAGAGGAACTTGTTGGGCAGCCTCATAGTATAGTAAGACATCCGGATATGCCCAAAGCTGCTTTTAAAGATATGTGGGAGACCATAAAAAACGGAAAGAACTGGGAAGGGCTCATAAAAAATCTTCGAAAAGACGGAAAATACTACTGGGTGATGTCTTATATAAAACCTAAATATGATGAAAACGGGAACATCATAGGGTATATCGCTGCAAGACGTGTTCCTACAAGACCCGAAATCAGAAGATACGAAATATTGTATAAAGAGATGAAAAGCAAAGAGGAGTAA
- a CDS encoding M3 family metallopeptidase codes for MTNDFAEFTVNEENLPQQKEKVLEKIEENRKAVEKLLENPDKNYSNFIKPYQLMHEELDFLFSPISHLNYVKNSETTEKIYEEILPVLTEYYAKLGQDERVYKAFKEIKEKEPSLSEEQKKVLEDSIKDFELSGVGLEKSKQERIKEISITLSTLTNSFAQNLLKATDAYEMIVENEEDVKELPKSDIEAAKIQKEGKSVYRFTLKQPSYVAYMTYGSNRTLREKLYKAYVTRAPENDELITQILSLRDEKAKLLGFENYARLSLQRKMAKTPEEVISFLRELSKKSRPQAQKELEELKEFAKKEGFKEELQPFDIAYYSEKLKKHKFSLNDEDYMPYLEKKSVVEGLFEFLKKLFGLEFEKVKVPVWDESVEVFHLYRKGSVVGRLYMDLEAREGKRGGAWMDEWVTYHEDEKGRIIPPVAFIVANFSKPTADMPALLRPNDVETLFHEMGHALHHLLSRVKEPFVSGISGVEWDAVEFPSQFLENFAYEKKILKSFARHYKSGEPMPDFMVEKLKESKNFHSALAMLRQIEFGLFDMLIHMGKYDADGVQRILEEVREEVSVIRTPEYNRFQWGFGHIFAGGYAAGYYSYKWAEVLSADAFFMFVDNGIFNEDISESFVAEVLSRGGSREAMESFKAFAKREPDIEAILKLSGIEVL; via the coding sequence ATGACAAACGATTTTGCAGAGTTTACAGTAAATGAGGAAAATCTGCCGCAGCAGAAAGAGAAAGTACTTGAAAAGATAGAGGAAAACAGGAAAGCCGTCGAAAAACTTCTTGAAAATCCAGATAAAAACTACTCAAATTTTATAAAACCCTACCAGTTGATGCATGAGGAGCTCGATTTTCTTTTCAGTCCCATTTCGCATCTAAACTACGTAAAAAACTCGGAAACCACAGAAAAAATATATGAAGAGATACTTCCGGTGTTGACCGAATATTATGCGAAGCTCGGCCAGGATGAGAGAGTTTACAAAGCTTTCAAAGAGATAAAAGAAAAAGAGCCCTCTTTAAGCGAAGAACAGAAAAAAGTTTTGGAAGATTCGATAAAAGATTTCGAGCTCAGCGGCGTAGGTCTTGAAAAGAGCAAACAAGAGAGAATCAAAGAGATTAGTATAACTCTCAGCACTCTTACAAATTCGTTTGCGCAAAATCTGCTTAAAGCGACAGATGCCTATGAGATGATAGTCGAAAACGAAGAGGATGTAAAAGAGCTTCCAAAATCGGACATTGAAGCTGCAAAAATACAAAAAGAGGGTAAGAGCGTGTACAGGTTTACTCTCAAACAGCCCAGCTATGTTGCATATATGACTTATGGTTCGAACAGAACTCTTAGAGAAAAACTCTACAAAGCATATGTTACAAGGGCACCGGAAAATGATGAGCTTATAACGCAGATACTCTCACTCAGAGACGAAAAAGCAAAACTGCTTGGATTTGAAAACTATGCCAGGCTCAGTCTGCAAAGAAAAATGGCGAAAACTCCTGAGGAGGTCATCTCTTTTTTAAGAGAACTTAGCAAAAAAAGCAGACCGCAGGCCCAAAAAGAGCTTGAAGAATTGAAAGAGTTTGCCAAAAAAGAGGGTTTCAAAGAGGAACTCCAGCCTTTTGATATCGCTTATTACAGTGAAAAACTTAAAAAACATAAATTCAGCCTCAATGACGAAGACTATATGCCATATCTTGAAAAGAAAAGTGTTGTAGAGGGACTTTTTGAATTTTTGAAAAAACTGTTTGGACTGGAGTTTGAAAAAGTCAAGGTTCCGGTATGGGATGAGAGTGTAGAGGTTTTTCACCTATACAGAAAAGGTTCTGTCGTAGGAAGGCTCTATATGGACCTTGAGGCAAGAGAGGGAAAAAGGGGCGGCGCCTGGATGGACGAGTGGGTGACATACCATGAAGATGAAAAAGGGCGTATCATCCCGCCTGTAGCTTTCATAGTGGCAAATTTTTCAAAGCCTACAGCCGATATGCCGGCACTTCTGCGGCCAAACGATGTAGAGACGCTTTTTCATGAAATGGGACATGCTCTGCATCATCTGCTGAGCCGTGTAAAAGAGCCGTTTGTAAGCGGAATAAGCGGAGTGGAATGGGATGCAGTGGAGTTTCCGAGTCAGTTTCTGGAAAATTTTGCCTATGAAAAAAAGATTTTAAAAAGTTTTGCAAGACATTACAAGAGCGGCGAACCTATGCCGGACTTTATGGTAGAAAAACTGAAAGAGTCAAAAAACTTCCATTCCGCTCTTGCGATGCTGAGGCAGATTGAGTTTGGACTCTTTGACATGCTTATTCATATGGGAAAATATGATGCCGACGGAGTGCAAAGAATTCTCGAAGAGGTAAGGGAAGAGGTTTCTGTTATCCGCACGCCTGAATATAACAGATTTCAGTGGGGATTTGGCCACATATTTGCCGGAGGATATGCTGCGGGGTATTATAGCTACAAGTGGGCGGAAGTACTCAGCGCAGATGCATTTTTCATGTTTGTGGATAATGGCATATTCAATGAAGATATAAGCGAAAGCTTTGTTGCCGAGGTTTTGAGCCGTGGCGGCAGCAGGGAAGCTATGGAGAGTTTCAAAGCGTTTGCGAAAAGAGAACCCGATATCGAAGCCATACTTAAACTGAGCGGTATAGAGGTGTTATGA
- a CDS encoding HIT family protein, with protein MKIFENELVYIQKEESEIPWLKIFTKKVCKEFSDCEKETREEIFRLLYLIEKEMIEYYRPEKINIASFGNYLPQVHFHIMARFKNDSFFPEPVWGKRQREAKLELPSFEGFVKRLNAVL; from the coding sequence ATGAAAATTTTTGAAAACGAACTGGTATATATCCAAAAGGAAGAGAGTGAGATTCCCTGGCTGAAAATTTTTACGAAAAAAGTCTGCAAGGAGTTCAGCGACTGCGAGAAAGAGACGAGAGAAGAAATTTTCAGGCTTTTGTATCTGATAGAAAAAGAGATGATAGAGTACTACAGGCCGGAAAAGATAAATATCGCATCATTTGGAAACTATCTGCCGCAGGTCCATTTTCATATAATGGCAAGATTTAAAAATGACAGTTTTTTCCCGGAACCTGTGTGGGGAAAGAGACAGAGAGAAGCAAAGCTTGAGCTTCCCTCATTTGAGGGGTTTGTAAAAAGGTTAAACGCAGTACTATGA
- a CDS encoding ketopantoate reductase family protein — MKIAVVGIGGVGGYVGSKLGRIAEVDFITPHPENFKNGIKIIENGKKNSCHPANIYKTPPENIIYDAVIFAVKSYSLEEAAKNIEKNVSKNTIIIPLLNGVEPYEILKNIFPDSNVAKGAIYIISNKTAKDEITLKGKGAYTVFGKNDEIKSLEWLKDIFEKAGIKTKLTKDIDKEIWKKYLFIAATAALTTYYKKSFGQIAKENKKEFEEILDEIIQIANQKGIPLDKADKKRAVELLEKSPYEAKSSMQLDFENRKPAEIENILGYIIKAKKGDKTPLLDKIYNELKNS; from the coding sequence ATGAAAATTGCCGTTGTAGGCATAGGAGGAGTCGGCGGATATGTGGGAAGCAAACTTGGCCGGATAGCAGAGGTTGATTTCATCACCCCACATCCGGAAAACTTCAAAAACGGCATAAAAATCATTGAAAACGGAAAGAAAAACAGCTGTCATCCGGCAAATATCTATAAAACCCCGCCTGAAAACATTATATATGATGCCGTGATATTTGCGGTTAAAAGTTATTCCCTTGAAGAGGCTGCCAAAAATATTGAAAAAAACGTCTCAAAAAATACGATAATCATTCCGCTTTTAAACGGAGTGGAGCCTTATGAAATTTTGAAAAATATTTTCCCGGATTCAAATGTTGCAAAAGGGGCAATATATATAATATCAAATAAAACGGCCAAAGACGAAATAACACTGAAAGGCAAAGGAGCTTACACAGTTTTCGGCAAAAACGATGAAATAAAGTCACTCGAATGGCTGAAAGATATTTTCGAAAAAGCTGGTATAAAAACGAAACTGACAAAAGATATAGACAAAGAGATATGGAAAAAGTATCTTTTCATAGCGGCAACTGCGGCTTTGACCACATACTACAAAAAGAGTTTCGGCCAGATCGCCAAGGAGAATAAAAAAGAGTTTGAAGAGATTTTGGACGAGATTATCCAAATAGCGAATCAAAAAGGTATACCTCTTGATAAAGCGGATAAAAAAAGAGCTGTGGAACTCCTCGAAAAGTCCCCGTACGAAGCCAAAAGCTCCATGCAACTCGATTTTGAAAACAGAAAACCTGCTGAAATTGAAAATATTCTCGGTTATATTATAAAAGCCAAAAAAGGAGACAAAACCCCTCTTCTCGATAAAATCTACAATGAACTCAAAAATTCATAG
- a CDS encoding fatty acid--CoA ligase, with protein MFEYKYRNFYEVLKNNAQKYGKNIAYFDNERKITFSRLKLKVDTFARFLEFIGVKKGDKVALVVANSPEFVIAFLGTGKLGAIPVPINTFLKEEEIAFIINDCEAKVLVSSSKYAKETKNLPQKTGIKKTIWEGDFEDLDENNISFAEILSNLESHEKISYEPNIDDVATIIYTSGTTGKPKGAMLSYKNIFANIYGIKELLNITPKERFIVYLPMFHSFTLTVTVLLPLFFACPVVIIRSIMPFSNIIKQTLLKRVTIFTGVPDVYNALSKAKLPWYFHWFNKVKFYVSGAAPLPQDTLNRFREKFKKGKLLEGYGLSECSPVVAVNLPNKQKPLSVGPAIPGVEVKIVDEEMVEVPTGEIGEIIVKGDNVMQGYLKRPEATAETIINGWLKTGDLGKIDEEGFIYIVDRKKDLIISKGINIYPREIEEVLTSLPEIKAAAVIGKKDPNHGEVPVAYVELEDDARISETEIKQYLKQNLANFKIPRAIHIVQELPKNATGKVLKRVLKERIEKEEREEQ; from the coding sequence ATGTTTGAATACAAATATAGAAACTTTTATGAGGTATTGAAAAACAATGCCCAAAAGTACGGCAAAAATATCGCATATTTTGACAATGAGAGAAAGATAACTTTCAGCAGGCTGAAACTGAAGGTGGATACTTTTGCAAGATTTCTGGAGTTTATAGGGGTCAAAAAAGGCGACAAGGTAGCTCTTGTGGTCGCAAACTCTCCGGAATTTGTCATAGCTTTTCTGGGAACCGGAAAACTTGGTGCAATTCCGGTCCCTATAAACACCTTTTTGAAAGAAGAGGAAATTGCATTTATAATAAACGACTGTGAAGCGAAAGTACTGGTTTCATCTTCAAAATATGCAAAAGAGACAAAAAACCTGCCGCAAAAAACAGGCATCAAAAAAACTATCTGGGAAGGCGATTTTGAAGATCTCGACGAAAACAATATAAGTTTTGCCGAAATACTTTCAAATCTGGAATCTCATGAGAAAATAAGTTATGAGCCCAATATTGACGATGTTGCTACGATAATCTATACATCCGGTACAACAGGCAAACCAAAAGGCGCAATGCTGAGCTACAAAAATATTTTTGCCAATATCTACGGGATAAAAGAACTTTTAAATATAACTCCAAAAGAGAGATTTATCGTCTATCTTCCGATGTTTCACTCTTTTACACTCACAGTTACAGTACTTTTGCCTCTCTTTTTTGCCTGTCCCGTTGTTATTATCCGCTCTATCATGCCTTTTTCAAACATCATAAAACAGACCCTACTGAAAAGAGTTACAATTTTTACGGGTGTCCCGGATGTTTACAATGCACTCAGCAAAGCAAAACTGCCTTGGTACTTCCATTGGTTTAACAAAGTGAAATTTTACGTCAGCGGTGCCGCTCCTTTGCCGCAGGATACACTGAATAGATTCAGAGAGAAGTTCAAAAAAGGAAAACTTCTTGAAGGCTACGGACTTAGCGAATGTTCTCCCGTAGTGGCTGTAAATCTTCCGAACAAACAAAAACCGCTCTCTGTGGGACCGGCAATTCCCGGAGTGGAAGTGAAAATAGTGGATGAAGAGATGGTGGAAGTTCCGACAGGTGAAATCGGCGAAATAATCGTCAAAGGCGACAATGTTATGCAAGGTTACCTCAAACGTCCCGAAGCTACGGCTGAAACTATCATCAACGGATGGCTTAAAACAGGTGATCTTGGCAAAATAGACGAAGAGGGTTTTATCTATATAGTTGACAGAAAAAAAGACCTCATAATTTCGAAAGGTATAAACATTTATCCAAGAGAGATTGAAGAGGTACTAACTAGCCTTCCAGAGATAAAAGCAGCAGCAGTGATAGGGAAAAAAGACCCGAATCATGGAGAGGTTCCCGTCGCTTATGTTGAGCTCGAAGATGATGCCCGGATTTCAGAAACAGAAATAAAGCAGTACCTGAAACAAAACCTTGCCAACTTCAAAATACCAAGAGCGATACATATCGTACAGGAGCTGCCCAAAAATGCAACCGGAAAAGTTCTCAAAAGAGTTTTGAAGGAGAGAATCGAAAAAGAGGAGAGAGAAGAACAATGA
- a CDS encoding OmpP1/FadL family transporter: MKKKIQLSAALLLCASSLFGAAYKIPEQSTKSIALGAAYVAGAEDADASYFNPANMSFMSDGAKFEGGVTFIYLPKIEFKGTVAGAPADAKSKSEKFLLPYFHYVSPAKGNLRFGLSFTEPAGLSKKWTDTIQKWSAEEFTLRVFELNPTVSYKISDTMSFGAGIRAIYSDGKVKIVRDGLYQEDLEGNTDIKLGYNLALTIKPVQNVTLAATYRSRVTLKEKGSAKGYVNLALIGLSGIHNYDTNADVSVPLPATLAVAAAYDIDETTKAEVVYERTFWSRYRTLDFNFDDQYAEAILGQPKPKNWEDSSTIRVGLRHLHAALPITTFASIAYDETPVPAKYVGFELPDSDAIIASIGMQYKVNEQFDFGAAYLYDYKKKRTITAADANINGIVGEFSKGGAHLVNISLNYRF; encoded by the coding sequence ATGAAGAAAAAGATACAGCTTTCAGCCGCACTGCTGCTATGTGCTTCATCTCTTTTCGGAGCCGCATACAAAATACCGGAACAATCAACAAAATCGATTGCCCTCGGCGCAGCATACGTTGCCGGAGCCGAAGATGCAGATGCATCCTATTTCAACCCGGCCAACATGTCTTTTATGAGTGATGGAGCAAAATTCGAGGGAGGAGTAACATTTATCTATCTTCCTAAAATCGAGTTCAAAGGAACCGTAGCCGGAGCACCTGCCGATGCAAAATCAAAATCTGAAAAATTCCTGCTACCCTACTTTCATTACGTCAGTCCGGCAAAAGGCAATCTGAGATTCGGACTCTCCTTTACCGAGCCGGCCGGCCTTTCAAAAAAATGGACGGATACGATTCAAAAATGGAGCGCAGAAGAGTTTACCCTGAGAGTCTTTGAACTTAATCCAACCGTATCTTATAAAATCAGTGATACTATGTCGTTTGGTGCCGGTATCAGAGCGATTTACAGCGACGGAAAAGTAAAAATCGTTAGAGACGGACTATATCAGGAAGATCTGGAAGGAAATACCGATATAAAACTGGGCTATAACCTTGCGCTTACCATAAAACCGGTTCAAAATGTAACCCTCGCTGCCACCTACCGCTCACGCGTAACCCTGAAAGAGAAAGGAAGCGCAAAAGGGTATGTAAATCTTGCTCTCATTGGCCTAAGCGGAATACACAACTACGATACAAATGCCGATGTTTCCGTTCCTCTGCCGGCAACACTGGCCGTTGCTGCCGCCTATGATATAGACGAAACCACAAAAGCGGAAGTAGTATACGAAAGGACGTTCTGGAGCAGATACAGAACGCTTGATTTCAATTTTGACGATCAGTATGCCGAAGCAATACTCGGACAGCCAAAACCCAAAAACTGGGAAGACTCAAGCACCATAAGAGTGGGGCTAAGACATCTTCACGCTGCACTGCCTATAACCACATTTGCTTCGATAGCGTATGACGAAACTCCTGTTCCTGCAAAATATGTAGGTTTCGAACTTCCCGATTCAGACGCCATCATAGCTTCCATAGGAATGCAGTATAAAGTCAATGAACAGTTTGATTTCGGCGCAGCCTATCTGTATGATTACAAAAAGAAAAGAACTATTACCGCTGCTGATGCAAATATCAACGGAATTGTGGGAGAATTTTCAAAAGGCGGAGCACATCTTGTAAACATATCTTTAAATTACAGGTTCTGA